From a region of the Campylobacter sp. genome:
- a CDS encoding sodium-dependent transporter translates to MNDKFSKIGFILAVAGSAVGLGNAWKFPTLVGTNGGSAFILLYLLLTLLVSFVIFLAEIVIGRLSESDPVRAFEKLAPSYKGAWKYAGFFMISALLIYAFYSVVMGWILKYVVSSAFYLPKSIDESGAAFKALLGSDFLSVAMCFTITSAFCFFIVSKGVKSGIERLNVWMMPALFILLVLMLIYAASFDGFGRSAKFLLVPDFSKLNKDSVLSALGLAFFTLSLGVTTIITYAASLPARTNILTSSINIVCINVLIGVMMGLIVFTFIFEFGGDPKAQGPGLVFVSLVVLFSKLGAIGNILAFLFFTSLLFAAITSAISMLEPAIYYLVNSRKLSRKRASLLVFAVTYVLGICCILGYYGGTSEYFSLGGKSFFDVLDYLTSNILMPLSGIIVAFFVGFVIKKRAVEILLRPYMGRMGFKLWYFVLLRFVAPVAIVVIALNQLKILNF, encoded by the coding sequence ATGAATGATAAATTTAGCAAAATCGGCTTCATCCTCGCAGTCGCGGGCAGCGCCGTAGGGCTCGGTAATGCGTGGAAATTCCCCACTTTAGTAGGCACCAACGGCGGCAGCGCATTTATCTTGCTATATCTTTTGCTGACGCTTTTGGTTAGCTTCGTGATTTTTTTAGCCGAGATCGTCATAGGCAGGCTAAGCGAAAGTGATCCAGTGCGCGCGTTTGAAAAGCTCGCGCCCTCATACAAAGGCGCATGGAAATACGCGGGATTTTTTATGATTAGTGCGCTTTTGATCTATGCTTTTTACAGCGTCGTAATGGGCTGGATCCTAAAATACGTGGTCTCAAGCGCTTTTTATCTGCCAAAAAGTATAGATGAAAGCGGCGCAGCGTTTAAAGCGCTTTTAGGCAGCGATTTTTTAAGCGTAGCGATGTGCTTTACTATAACGTCGGCATTTTGCTTTTTCATCGTATCTAAAGGTGTCAAAAGCGGCATCGAGCGACTTAATGTCTGGATGATGCCTGCGCTATTTATTTTGCTGGTTTTGATGCTAATTTACGCCGCGAGTTTCGATGGATTCGGACGTAGCGCAAAATTCTTGCTAGTGCCAGATTTTTCCAAGCTTAATAAGGATAGTGTTCTTTCGGCGCTAGGACTTGCGTTTTTTACGCTTTCGCTTGGCGTTACTACGATTATAACCTATGCTGCAAGCCTGCCTGCGCGCACCAATATCCTAACCTCAAGCATAAATATCGTCTGCATTAATGTCCTAATCGGCGTGATGATGGGACTTATCGTCTTTACTTTCATCTTTGAATTCGGCGGCGATCCCAAAGCGCAAGGTCCTGGGCTAGTGTTTGTCTCGCTGGTGGTGCTTTTTTCAAAGCTCGGTGCGATCGGAAACATCCTAGCCTTTTTATTTTTTACCTCGCTGTTATTCGCGGCGATTACTTCTGCAATTTCGATGCTGGAGCCTGCGATTTATTATCTCGTAAACTCCCGCAAGCTAAGCCGCAAGCGCGCTTCACTTTTAGTTTTTGCCGTGACGTATGTTTTAGGGATATGCTGCATTTTGGGTTATTACGGGGGTACGAGCGAATATTTTAGCCTAGGTGGCAAGAGCTTTTTTGACGTGCTTGATTACCTGACCTCGAATATCTTAATGCCTCTTAGCGGCATAATCGTGGCGTTTTTCGTAGGGTTCGTGATAAAAAAACGAGCCGTCGAAATTCTACTGCGCCCATATATGGGACGAATGGGCTTTAAGCTGTGGTATTTCGTGCTACTGCGCTTCGTGGCGCCAGTCGCGATCGTAGTGATAGCGCTCAATCAGCTAAAAATTTTAAATTTTTAA
- a CDS encoding DJ-1/PfpI family protein, with protein sequence MKNLALVMFSGQTHLDFVGFYDCMLRLKAVRPQLEMRFCSRERQVSDSGGLTIDAGEITTDLGGFDAVFVPGGTATRRLKDDAGFISWLATARDAKYKFSVCTGSLLLGAAGFLRGRRATTHPFCYDLLAPYCADVVHERLVRESLPAGGEIITAGGVSSSIELGLCVIEKFAGASARETAAAAMDYPYYDLRSKLVR encoded by the coding sequence ATGAAAAACCTAGCGCTTGTGATGTTCAGCGGACAGACGCACCTCGATTTTGTGGGATTTTACGATTGTATGCTAAGGCTCAAAGCCGTCCGCCCGCAGCTTGAGATGAGGTTTTGCTCGCGCGAGCGGCAGGTTTCGGACAGCGGCGGCCTTACGATCGATGCGGGCGAGATCACGACGGATCTAGGCGGCTTTGATGCGGTTTTTGTGCCCGGCGGTACGGCGACGCGCCGCCTTAAAGACGATGCAGGCTTTATCTCGTGGCTCGCGACCGCGCGCGATGCGAAGTATAAGTTTAGCGTTTGCACCGGTTCGCTGCTTCTGGGCGCGGCGGGGTTTTTGCGAGGTAGGCGCGCGACCACGCACCCGTTTTGCTACGATCTGCTGGCGCCTTACTGCGCGGACGTGGTGCACGAGCGGCTCGTACGCGAAAGCCTGCCCGCAGGAGGCGAGATCATCACTGCAGGCGGCGTGAGCAGCTCTATAGAGCTTGGACTTTGCGTGATCGAAAAATTCGCGGGCGCCTCTGCGCGCGAGACCGCCGCTGCGGCGATGGATTATCCGTATTACGACCTTAGAAGCAAGCTCGTACGATGA
- a CDS encoding sodium-dependent transporter: MNDKFSKIGFILAVAGGAVGLGNAWKFPTLVGQNGGSAFVLLYLALTLGVGFSIFLAEMALGRLSGRDLPSAYETLAPRCGRKWRAGGVFIAGGMLVLSFYLVILGWVIRYIFLGFSPLPATAEEAGAVFDDLISHSLATSLGFYALALVLTLSVVARGIKSGIERLNVVMMPLLFVLLLAMLAYACTMQGFGAAAKFLFYPDFGKITVNSVLSALGLALFTLCVGVGCIAAYAASLSEGVRLVRSSVNIVFINIAIGLMMGLIVFTFIFEFRADPAQGAGLVFVSLTTMFAKMGLAGQVLEVAFFVSLFFAGITSAVSMIEPFVFYLIGRFKISRLRAVCISGCVIAVLGACSLLSMHADYASRFKLFGASFFDCLDFVSSNVMLPLGALTSAIFVGFVMDAQRLRGLFGADMGELGFKIWYFSLRFVAPVAIVIIMANLLFFGGK, encoded by the coding sequence ATGAACGATAAATTTAGCAAAATCGGCTTCATACTTGCCGTCGCAGGCGGCGCGGTGGGGCTTGGCAACGCATGGAAATTCCCCACCCTCGTGGGTCAAAACGGCGGCAGCGCCTTCGTGCTTTTATACCTCGCGCTCACGCTGGGCGTGGGCTTTAGCATATTTCTAGCCGAGATGGCACTAGGCAGGCTAAGTGGGCGGGATCTGCCGAGCGCGTACGAGACGCTGGCGCCGCGCTGCGGGCGTAAATGGCGCGCGGGAGGCGTTTTCATCGCGGGCGGCATGCTGGTGCTGTCCTTTTACCTCGTCATCCTCGGCTGGGTGATCCGCTACATATTTTTGGGCTTTTCTCCGCTGCCTGCAACCGCCGAGGAAGCGGGCGCCGTATTTGACGATCTCATCTCGCATTCGCTAGCCACGAGCCTCGGCTTTTACGCACTTGCGCTCGTGCTGACGCTATCCGTCGTCGCGCGCGGCATCAAAAGCGGTATCGAGCGGCTCAACGTCGTGATGATGCCGCTGCTTTTCGTGCTGCTGCTCGCGATGCTTGCGTATGCGTGCACGATGCAGGGCTTCGGCGCGGCGGCGAAATTTCTTTTTTACCCCGACTTCGGCAAAATCACCGTTAACTCCGTCCTCTCCGCGCTCGGGCTCGCGCTCTTTACCCTGTGCGTGGGCGTCGGCTGTATCGCGGCATACGCAGCGTCTCTTAGCGAGGGAGTGCGGCTCGTGCGAAGCTCGGTAAACATCGTATTTATCAACATCGCGATCGGGCTGATGATGGGGCTCATCGTCTTTACCTTCATCTTCGAATTCCGCGCCGATCCCGCGCAGGGTGCGGGGCTTGTGTTCGTATCGCTCACTACGATGTTTGCAAAAATGGGGCTAGCGGGGCAGGTGCTTGAAGTCGCGTTTTTCGTCTCGCTCTTTTTCGCAGGGATCACGAGCGCTGTTTCTATGATCGAGCCTTTCGTCTTCTATCTCATCGGCAGGTTTAAAATTTCGCGCCTGCGCGCAGTTTGCATCTCGGGGTGCGTCATAGCGGTGCTAGGCGCATGCTCGCTGCTATCAATGCACGCGGATTATGCGAGCAGGTTTAAGCTTTTCGGCGCGAGCTTTTTTGACTGCTTGGACTTCGTAAGCTCAAACGTCATGCTGCCCCTCGGCGCGCTAACCTCGGCGATCTTCGTGGGCTTTGTGATGGATGCACAGCGTCTGCGCGGGCTTTTCGGCGCCGATATGGGCGAGCTCGGATTTAAAATTTGGTACTTTTCGCTGCGCTTCGTAGCGCCCGTCGCGATCGTGATCATAATGGCAAATCTGCTGTTTTTCGGCGGGAAGTAG
- the thyX gene encoding FAD-dependent thymidylate synthase: MQVKLLNFTPLWVCSNAIRTCWQSFERGDCGGAKDLALIDRVGNQLKHSSTLEHLYYNFYISGISRALLQELARHRLASLSVKSTRYTLKELRGEDSFAQGDFENAARYIVLTGNEAVDNASIAALENLRIILQSPISLDIAKYCLPECYKSELSWSINARSLQNFLALRSSKAALWEIRELAGKIYDALPQEHKFIFQSCMAGGEKTQDEE, from the coding sequence ATGCAAGTCAAACTTCTAAATTTCACTCCGCTTTGGGTTTGCTCAAACGCGATCCGCACCTGCTGGCAGAGCTTCGAGCGCGGCGATTGCGGCGGCGCCAAAGACCTAGCGCTAATAGATCGCGTAGGCAATCAGCTCAAGCACTCAAGCACGCTCGAACACCTCTACTACAACTTCTACATCAGCGGTATTTCGCGCGCGCTGCTTCAGGAGCTGGCGCGCCACCGCTTAGCAAGCCTTAGCGTAAAATCCACTCGCTACACTCTCAAAGAATTGCGCGGCGAGGACAGCTTCGCGCAAGGGGATTTCGAAAACGCCGCGCGATACATAGTGCTTACCGGCAACGAAGCGGTCGATAACGCAAGTATCGCGGCTCTTGAAAATCTGCGTATAATCTTACAAAGCCCAATCAGCCTTGATATCGCCAAATACTGCCTGCCAGAGTGCTACAAGAGCGAGCTTAGCTGGAGCATAAACGCACGCAGCTTGCAAAACTTCCTCGCTTTGCGCTCTAGCAAGGCGGCACTTTGGGAGATCCGCGAGCTTGCGGGTAAAATTTATGACGCGCTGCCGCAGGAGCATAAATTTATATTCCAAAGCTGCATGGCGGGCGGAGAGAAGACGCAGGACGAGGAGTAG
- a CDS encoding EexN family lipoprotein, with amino-acid sequence MLAALLVGCGDDTEVKTKEYYDAHLDEAKEVLAKCDFNTLKDGSNSYKNCVNAKESVNDIKVMTVEYYEKHIEEAKEVEKNCDWDKIEEGSKMHKNCENASKGLEEYRFNERKKYFTGGQK; translated from the coding sequence GTGTTAGCTGCTTTATTAGTTGGTTGCGGTGACGATACCGAGGTAAAGACCAAGGAGTATTACGACGCGCATCTGGACGAAGCCAAAGAGGTTTTAGCGAAGTGTGATTTCAATACTTTAAAAGACGGAAGCAATTCCTATAAAAATTGCGTGAACGCCAAAGAATCAGTTAATGATATAAAAGTTATGACGGTAGAATATTATGAAAAGCATATAGAGGAAGCTAAAGAGGTAGAAAAGAATTGCGATTGGGATAAGATAGAGGAAGGAAGCAAAATGCACAAGAATTGTGAAAATGCAAGTAAGGGGTTAGAAGAATATAGATTTAATGAGCGTAAAAAATATTTTACTGGAGGGCAGAAGTAA